In the genome of Entelurus aequoreus isolate RoL-2023_Sb linkage group LG15, RoL_Eaeq_v1.1, whole genome shotgun sequence, one region contains:
- the LOC133630409 gene encoding uncharacterized protein LOC133630409 isoform X2: MSTCQLDSSTGDNFLAPHHGEGCIHMPSPAHALNMQRVTQVLTTLGPHSDNYKDALKIMQQYGKDCNTSDLQSEAENEELPEKRNRKPVHRLGDSDDSEEDPGNSDLTSLGLASQLHRQTPPSRRVPARVMSTCQLDSSTGDNFLAPHHGEGRIHMPSPAPALNMQRVTQGTAVPPRLPPPPSPAALNMWQTEEPGSSLAYRPTWRGERMADNISCSAPEVIQILSLLETIKHNQDQLIAKVL; encoded by the exons atgagtacttgtcaactcgactcctcaactggagataactttctag cacctcaccatggggaaggatgtattcatatgccttcaccagcacatgcattaaacatgcagagagttacacaag ttcttaccaccttggggccccattcag acaactacaaagacgcattaaaaataatgcaacaatatggaaaggactgcaacacctcagacctgcaatctgaggcagagaacgaggagctgccagaaaaaaggaacaggaagccagt ccatcgtctcggggactcagatgatagcgaagaagacccgggaaatagtgacctcacatctctggggttggcaagccaattgcacaggcaga ctccaccgtctcgccgagtgccagcaagagtcatgagtacttgtcaactcgactcctcaactggagataactttctag cacctcaccatggggaaggacgcattcatatgccttcaccagcacctgcattaaacatgcagagagttacacaag gaacggcagtccctcctcgactccctccacccccctcaccagcagccctcaacatgtggcagacagaggagcctggatccagcctggcctacaggccaacatggcgaggggaaagaatggccgacaacatttcctgctctg cgcctgaggtaatccagatccttagcctgctggaaactattaagcacaaccaagaccagctgattgcgaag gtgctgtga
- the LOC133630409 gene encoding uncharacterized protein LOC133630409 isoform X1 produces MNRDIAVVPSGWYDDRMVFWPSYKNTDRIERAALNEVQHEPNWPILDVSVVRTCDNYKDALKIMQQYGKDCNTSDLQSEAENEELPEKRNRKPVHRLGDSDDSEEDPGNSDLTSLGLASQLHRQTPPSRRVPARVMSTCQLDSSTGDNFLAPHHGEGRIHMPSPAPALNMQRVTQGTAVPPRLPPPPSPAALNMWQTEEPGSSLAYRPTWRGERMADNISCSAPEVIQILSLLETIKHNQDQLIAKVL; encoded by the exons atgaacagggacattgcggttgtcccaagtggatggtatgatgataggatggttttctggcccagctataaaaacaccgacagaattgaaagggccgctttaaatgaggtgcagcatgagccaaactggccaatattagacgtttctgttgtccgaacttgtg acaactacaaagacgcattaaaaataatgcaacaatatggaaaggactgcaacacctcagacctgcaatctgaggcagagaacgaggagctgccagaaaaaaggaacaggaagccagt ccatcgtctcggggactcagatgatagcgaagaagacccgggaaatagtgacctcacatctctggggttggcaagccaattgcacaggcaga ctccaccgtctcgccgagtgccagcaagagtcatgagtacttgtcaactcgactcctcaactggagataactttctag cacctcaccatggggaaggacgcattcatatgccttcaccagcacctgcattaaacatgcagagagttacacaag gaacggcagtccctcctcgactccctccacccccctcaccagcagccctcaacatgtggcagacagaggagcctggatccagcctggcctacaggccaacatggcgaggggaaagaatggccgacaacatttcctgctctg cgcctgaggtaatccagatccttagcctgctggaaactattaagcacaaccaagaccagctgattgcgaag gtgctgtga